From one Rhodamnia argentea isolate NSW1041297 chromosome 1, ASM2092103v1, whole genome shotgun sequence genomic stretch:
- the LOC115726651 gene encoding ureidoglycolate hydrolase: MRLLRLSPSLPLGFLLLFLSSVSAVLARAEEEDPTIRTMEEFSGYPLRESPSWVADSLSSLSVESENLQKQIDELASFSDTPAPSVTRVLYTDKDVMARRYVKNSMGLAGLSVREDAVGNIFGRWDGLEPELPAVATGSHMDAIPYSGKYDGVVGVLGAMEAIKVLRRSGFKPKRSLEIIVFTSEEPTRFGISCLGSRLMAGSKALLKELETTVDSQNTSFLDAAKYAGYAQDPVDLTSVFLKKGAYAGFVELHIEQGPILEEEGVSIGIVTAIAAPASIKVDFEGSGGHAGAVLMPYRNDAGLAAAELALAVEKHVLQSGSIDTVGTVGILQLHPGAINSIPSKSHLEIDTRDIDEERRNVVMEKIHQSAIRIARDRGVKLAEFKIVNQDPPALSDESVIRAMESASKDLKLSHKLMISRAYHDSLFMARVSPMGMIFIPCYKGYSHKPEEHSSIQDITNGVKVLALTLAKLSLK; the protein is encoded by the exons ATGCGTCTGCTGAGATTATCTCCTTCACTCCCACTTGGGTTTCTGCTGCTATTCCTCTCCTCGGTCTCTGCAGTCTTGGCTCGCGCCGAGGAAGAAGACCCGACAATCAGAACGATGGAGGAGTTCTCGGGATACCCACTTCGCGAATCGCCTTCTTGGGTCGcggattctctctcttccttgtcCGTCGAAAGCGAAAATCTTCAAAAACAG ATTGACGAGCTTGCGAGTTTCTCCGATACGCCCGCTCCATCAGTGACGAGGGTCCTTTACACTGACAAGGACGTGATGGCCCGAAG GTATGTTAAGAACTCGATGGGACTTGCTGGTCTGTCTGTTAGAGAGGATGCTGTGGGTAACATATTCGGCCGATG GGATGGCCTTGAACCAGAGCTTCCTGCAGTTGCTACAGGTTCTCACATGGATGCTATTCCTTACTCCGGAAAGTATGATGGAGTTGTCGGTGTTCTGGGTGCCATGGAGGCCATTAAAGTACTAAGAAG GTCAGGCTTCAAGCCGAAAAGATCACTGGAGATCATAGTGTTCACTTCAGAAGAACCTACACGCTTTGGAATCAGTTGCTTGGGAAG CCGCTTAATGGCGGGAAGCAAGGCACTCCTGAAGGAACTGGAAACAACAGTCGACAGTCAAAATACATCCTTTCTAGATGCCGCCAAATATGCCGGTTATGCACAAGATCCAGTGGATTTAACGAGCGTATTTTTAAAGAAAGGAGCTTATGCTGGTTTCGTGGAGTTGCATATAGAGCAGGGCCCTATTCTTGAAGAGGAAG GTGTATCTATTGGTATAGTAACTGCTATTGCCGCTCCTGCAAGCATAAAAGTAGACTTTGAAGGAAGTGGGGGACATGCAGGTGCTGTGCTGATGCCATACAG AAATGATGCTGGACTGGCAGCGGCGGAGCTGGCACTAGCTGTTGAGAAGCATGTTTTACAATCTGGATCTATAGATACTGTTGGGACAGTGG GTATCCTACAACTACATCCCGGAGCAATCAACAGCATCCCCAGCAAATCGCACCTGGAAATag ATACTCGCGATAttgatgaagaaagaagaaatgttGTAATGGAGAAGATACATCAATCCGCTATTAGGATTGCCAGAGATCGTGGTGTCAAGCTTGCCGAGTTTAAGATTGTCAATCAGGATCCACCAGCTCTTTCTGATGAATCGGTAATTAGGGCAATGGAATCTGCATCGAAGGATCTGAAGCTATCTCACAAGTTAATGATCAGTAGAGCTTATCACGATTCGCTGTTTATGGCCAG GGTTTCTCCAATGGGCATGATATTTATTCCCTGCTACAAAG GATACAGTCACAAACCTGAAGAGCATTCTTCCATTCAGGACATAACCAATGGGGTTAAGGTACTAGCCTTGACGCTCGCGAAGCTGTCACTCAAATGA
- the LOC115726652 gene encoding protein WVD2-like 3 isoform X4, whose amino-acid sequence MVVVITEICTDKEPDCVVAYSNGDCHDPGPESLSNQCDLADSNDNVAGDPELQSSEESSETREYEVKECMNESSVVTSSKGKGAGKFEKDETALSSKNESRSDAERAKEGKKSKSSAKDSSKRTAQHNNRINYTVPHPFSLATEKRASFGARPADDTMKVSNGKPGPRSHAMQPNQVMDLVSRKCLFPYNKKSPDEEDSLSVSSCTIASKRGVKSRTTPASAPVFRSTERAEKRQEFISKLEEKHRALEAQKVQADARNTEEREATIKQLRKNLTFKANPMPSFYYEGPPPTVELKKIPTTRAKSPRLGRRKSCGNVKFFPEG is encoded by the exons ATGGTGGTGGTGATCACGGAGATATGCACGGATAAGGAGCCAGATTGCGTCGTAGCATATTCAAACGGCGACTGCCATGATCCTGGTCCTGAATCTCTTTCCAATCAGTGCGATCTTGCAGACTCAAACGACAATGTTGCCGGAGATCCTGAACTTCAAAGTTCAGAAGAGAGCTCAGAAACAAGGGAATACGAAGTGAAGGAATGTATGAATGAAAGCTCGGTCGTGACGTCCTCCAAGGGAAAAGGCGCTGGAAAATTTGAGAAGGATGAAACAGCGTTGAGCTCAAAAAATGAATCCAGATCAGATGCTGAGAGAGCAAAGGAGGGTAAAAAGTCGAAATCATCCGCTAAGGATTCATCAAAGAGGACAGCGCAGCATAACAACCGAATTAACTACACCGTTCCACACCCTTTTTCCCTCGCAACCGAAAAGCGCGCTTCATTTGGAGCTCGTCCTGCTGATGATACTATGAAGGTATCCAATGGTAAACCAGGGCCGCGTTCTCATGCCATGCAGCCAAATCAG GTAATGGATTTGGTGTCAAGAAAGTGCTTGTTCCCATATAACAAGAAGAGTCCGGATGAGGAAGACTCTTTATCTGTCTCTTCATG CACTATCGCATCCAAACGAGGCGTAAAATCGCGAACAACTCCTGCATCTGCTCCAGTATTTAGAAGCACCGAACGTGCGGAGAAAAGGCAAGAG TTTATTTCGAAGTTGGAGGAGAAACACCGAGCGCTGGAGGCACAAAAGGTCCAGGCTGATGCGAGGAACACA gaggagagagaggcgaCTATCAAGCAACTCAGAAAGAACTTGACGTTCAAGGCTAACCCAATGCCGAGCTTCTATTACGAGGGTCCTCCGCCTACGGTTGAACTGAAAAAG ATACCGACAACTCGCGCAAAATCTCCAAGACTCGGACGCAGGAAGAGTTGCGGCAATGTGAAATTTTTCCCAGAAGGATGA
- the LOC115726652 gene encoding protein WVD2-like 3 isoform X1, which translates to MVVVITEICTDKEPDCVVAYSNGDCHDPGPESLSNQCDLADSNDNVAGDPELQSSEESSETREYEVKECMNESSVVTSSKGKGAGKFEKDETALSSKNESRSDAERAKEGKKSKSSAKDSSKRTAQHNNRINYTVPHPFSLATEKRASFGARPADDTMKVSNGKPGPRSHAMQPNQVTPRQQVMDLVSRKCLFPYNKKSPDEEDSLSVSSCTIASKRGVKSRTTPASAPVFRSTERAEKRQEFISKLEEKHRALEAQKVQADARNTEEREATIKQLRKNLTFKANPMPSFYYEGPPPTVELKKIPTTRAKSPRLGRRKSCGNVKFFPEG; encoded by the exons ATGGTGGTGGTGATCACGGAGATATGCACGGATAAGGAGCCAGATTGCGTCGTAGCATATTCAAACGGCGACTGCCATGATCCTGGTCCTGAATCTCTTTCCAATCAGTGCGATCTTGCAGACTCAAACGACAATGTTGCCGGAGATCCTGAACTTCAAAGTTCAGAAGAGAGCTCAGAAACAAGGGAATACGAAGTGAAGGAATGTATGAATGAAAGCTCGGTCGTGACGTCCTCCAAGGGAAAAGGCGCTGGAAAATTTGAGAAGGATGAAACAGCGTTGAGCTCAAAAAATGAATCCAGATCAGATGCTGAGAGAGCAAAGGAGGGTAAAAAGTCGAAATCATCCGCTAAGGATTCATCAAAGAGGACAGCGCAGCATAACAACCGAATTAACTACACCGTTCCACACCCTTTTTCCCTCGCAACCGAAAAGCGCGCTTCATTTGGAGCTCGTCCTGCTGATGATACTATGAAGGTATCCAATGGTAAACCAGGGCCGCGTTCTCATGCCATGCAGCCAAATCAGGTGACCCCAAGACAA CAGGTAATGGATTTGGTGTCAAGAAAGTGCTTGTTCCCATATAACAAGAAGAGTCCGGATGAGGAAGACTCTTTATCTGTCTCTTCATG CACTATCGCATCCAAACGAGGCGTAAAATCGCGAACAACTCCTGCATCTGCTCCAGTATTTAGAAGCACCGAACGTGCGGAGAAAAGGCAAGAG TTTATTTCGAAGTTGGAGGAGAAACACCGAGCGCTGGAGGCACAAAAGGTCCAGGCTGATGCGAGGAACACA gaggagagagaggcgaCTATCAAGCAACTCAGAAAGAACTTGACGTTCAAGGCTAACCCAATGCCGAGCTTCTATTACGAGGGTCCTCCGCCTACGGTTGAACTGAAAAAG ATACCGACAACTCGCGCAAAATCTCCAAGACTCGGACGCAGGAAGAGTTGCGGCAATGTGAAATTTTTCCCAGAAGGATGA
- the LOC115726652 gene encoding protein WVD2-like 3 isoform X3 has protein sequence MVVVITEICTDKEPDCVVAYSNGDCHDPGPESLSNQCDLADSNDNVAGDPELQSSEESSETREYEVKECMNESSVVTSSKGKGAGKFEKDETALSSKNESRSDAERAKEGKKSKSSAKDSSKRTAQHNNRINYTVPHPFSLATEKRASFGARPADDTMKVSNGKPGPRSHAMQPNQQVMDLVSRKCLFPYNKKSPDEEDSLSVSSCTIASKRGVKSRTTPASAPVFRSTERAEKRQEFISKLEEKHRALEAQKVQADARNTEEREATIKQLRKNLTFKANPMPSFYYEGPPPTVELKKIPTTRAKSPRLGRRKSCGNVKFFPEG, from the exons ATGGTGGTGGTGATCACGGAGATATGCACGGATAAGGAGCCAGATTGCGTCGTAGCATATTCAAACGGCGACTGCCATGATCCTGGTCCTGAATCTCTTTCCAATCAGTGCGATCTTGCAGACTCAAACGACAATGTTGCCGGAGATCCTGAACTTCAAAGTTCAGAAGAGAGCTCAGAAACAAGGGAATACGAAGTGAAGGAATGTATGAATGAAAGCTCGGTCGTGACGTCCTCCAAGGGAAAAGGCGCTGGAAAATTTGAGAAGGATGAAACAGCGTTGAGCTCAAAAAATGAATCCAGATCAGATGCTGAGAGAGCAAAGGAGGGTAAAAAGTCGAAATCATCCGCTAAGGATTCATCAAAGAGGACAGCGCAGCATAACAACCGAATTAACTACACCGTTCCACACCCTTTTTCCCTCGCAACCGAAAAGCGCGCTTCATTTGGAGCTCGTCCTGCTGATGATACTATGAAGGTATCCAATGGTAAACCAGGGCCGCGTTCTCATGCCATGCAGCCAAATCAG CAGGTAATGGATTTGGTGTCAAGAAAGTGCTTGTTCCCATATAACAAGAAGAGTCCGGATGAGGAAGACTCTTTATCTGTCTCTTCATG CACTATCGCATCCAAACGAGGCGTAAAATCGCGAACAACTCCTGCATCTGCTCCAGTATTTAGAAGCACCGAACGTGCGGAGAAAAGGCAAGAG TTTATTTCGAAGTTGGAGGAGAAACACCGAGCGCTGGAGGCACAAAAGGTCCAGGCTGATGCGAGGAACACA gaggagagagaggcgaCTATCAAGCAACTCAGAAAGAACTTGACGTTCAAGGCTAACCCAATGCCGAGCTTCTATTACGAGGGTCCTCCGCCTACGGTTGAACTGAAAAAG ATACCGACAACTCGCGCAAAATCTCCAAGACTCGGACGCAGGAAGAGTTGCGGCAATGTGAAATTTTTCCCAGAAGGATGA
- the LOC115726652 gene encoding protein WVD2-like 3 isoform X2, which translates to MVVVITEICTDKEPDCVVAYSNGDCHDPGPESLSNQCDLADSNDNVAGDPELQSSEESSETREYEVKECMNESSVVTSSKGKGAGKFEKDETALSSKNESRSDAERAKEGKKSKSSAKDSSKRTAQHNNRINYTVPHPFSLATEKRASFGARPADDTMKVSNGKPGPRSHAMQPNQVTPRQVMDLVSRKCLFPYNKKSPDEEDSLSVSSCTIASKRGVKSRTTPASAPVFRSTERAEKRQEFISKLEEKHRALEAQKVQADARNTEEREATIKQLRKNLTFKANPMPSFYYEGPPPTVELKKIPTTRAKSPRLGRRKSCGNVKFFPEG; encoded by the exons ATGGTGGTGGTGATCACGGAGATATGCACGGATAAGGAGCCAGATTGCGTCGTAGCATATTCAAACGGCGACTGCCATGATCCTGGTCCTGAATCTCTTTCCAATCAGTGCGATCTTGCAGACTCAAACGACAATGTTGCCGGAGATCCTGAACTTCAAAGTTCAGAAGAGAGCTCAGAAACAAGGGAATACGAAGTGAAGGAATGTATGAATGAAAGCTCGGTCGTGACGTCCTCCAAGGGAAAAGGCGCTGGAAAATTTGAGAAGGATGAAACAGCGTTGAGCTCAAAAAATGAATCCAGATCAGATGCTGAGAGAGCAAAGGAGGGTAAAAAGTCGAAATCATCCGCTAAGGATTCATCAAAGAGGACAGCGCAGCATAACAACCGAATTAACTACACCGTTCCACACCCTTTTTCCCTCGCAACCGAAAAGCGCGCTTCATTTGGAGCTCGTCCTGCTGATGATACTATGAAGGTATCCAATGGTAAACCAGGGCCGCGTTCTCATGCCATGCAGCCAAATCAGGTGACCCCAAGACAA GTAATGGATTTGGTGTCAAGAAAGTGCTTGTTCCCATATAACAAGAAGAGTCCGGATGAGGAAGACTCTTTATCTGTCTCTTCATG CACTATCGCATCCAAACGAGGCGTAAAATCGCGAACAACTCCTGCATCTGCTCCAGTATTTAGAAGCACCGAACGTGCGGAGAAAAGGCAAGAG TTTATTTCGAAGTTGGAGGAGAAACACCGAGCGCTGGAGGCACAAAAGGTCCAGGCTGATGCGAGGAACACA gaggagagagaggcgaCTATCAAGCAACTCAGAAAGAACTTGACGTTCAAGGCTAACCCAATGCCGAGCTTCTATTACGAGGGTCCTCCGCCTACGGTTGAACTGAAAAAG ATACCGACAACTCGCGCAAAATCTCCAAGACTCGGACGCAGGAAGAGTTGCGGCAATGTGAAATTTTTCCCAGAAGGATGA